Part of the Paeniglutamicibacter sulfureus genome, TCGCCGTCACGGGCACCGTGGTCTATCTCCTGCAGGTTCGCACCATGGACGCCCGCATCGACGACTCGCTCAAGCGCAGCGTCCAGGAATTCCAGGTGCTGGCCGCCCGCAGTTCCGAATCGGCAACCGCTTCCGCACCGCTCACGGCCGAGGCCCTGCTGTACACCGCCATGCAGCAGACCCTGCCGGCCAAGCACGAGGGCATGCTGAGCATGGTCAACAACGACGTGCGGTGGACCGCCCCCGAGATCGTCCAGCTGCGCCCGGAAAACGACCCGGAATTCATCGCCTGGGCGGTGAACTCCGCCCCGGACGAAAGGGTCATGCTCCAAACGGTGCCCACTGCCAAGGCCACCTATCGCGTGGTGAGCATTCCGCTGACCCTCGCCCAGCCCCAACCACCTGCCCACCTGTTCCTTGCCTACGACTACACCGCCGAGCGGCAGGCCCTGAATCGCGGCTTCCTCATGTATGTGGCGGTCGGCCTTGCCATCTTGCTGGTGGCAGGAGCGGCCGGCTGGTTGCTGGTGGGCAGGTTCCTGCGCCCCGTGGCCCTGCTGCGCGACACCGCCCGGAAGATTTCCGAATCGGACCTGTCCCAGCGCATCAAAGTGGTCGGACGCGACGACCTCGCCGAACTCACGATGACGGTCAACGCCATGCTGGACCGCGTGGAGAACGCCATGGTTTCCCAGCGCCAGCTCCTTGACGACGTGGGCCACGAGCTCAGAACGCCGGTGACCATCGTGCAGGGGCACCTTGAGCTCATGGACCCCTTGGATCCAGAAGACGTCAACCAGTCACGGGACATCGCGCTGGCGGAACTGGACCGAATGTCCTTCCTCATCAACGACCTGGTCACCCTGGCGAACTCCAACAGGGTCGACTTCGTCCAGCCTGCCGCCACGAACATCGGCACCCTGCTCGACGACTTGTTGGACAAGGCGCGTCCGCTCGGCGACCGTGTCTGGAGGATCGGCCACAGGGTCGAGGCCACTGCCGATGTCGATCCACAGCGCATCACCCAGGCGATGCTGCAATTGTGCTCCAACGCCGTCAAGTTTTCCGCCGACGGGTCCACAATTACCATGGGAACCAACATCACGACGGACTCCGGCAACGAGGTCCTGCGGTTCTGGGTCCGCGACGAGGGAGTCGGGATCGCAGTGACTGACCAGGAGCGAATTTTCGAACGCTTTGGCCGTGGCCACAATTCCAAACGCACAGAGGGTTCCGGACTGGGACTGAACATCGTCTCGGCGATTGCCGGAGCACACGGAGGAAGCATCGGGGTCAGCTCCGATGTGGGCGTTGGCTCGACCTTCGTCATTGAAATCCCCATTGCCCCGGAGAAAGAAGAAGATGAGCCGAATACTGATCATTGAGGACGAGGACCGCATCAGTTCCTTTGTCGCCAAGGGCCTCAAGGCCGCTGGCTTCGCCCCGACCGTCGCCGACACAGGCAAGGAGGGCGGGTACCTTGCCCAGACCGGAGACTTCGAGCTGATCGTCCTGGATCTTGGATTGCCCGACGAGGACGGTTTCTCGGTTCTTGCGCGCATCCGCTCCACCAACGCCGATACCCCCGTCATCATTCTCACGGCGCGTTCGAGCATCGACGACACTGTTGCGGGGCTCGAAGGAGGCGCGGACGACTACATGGCCAAGCCCTTCCGGTTCGAGGAGCTCCTGGCCCGGGTGCGGCTGCGGCTGCGTCCGCAGGCGGCGGTGCACGAGGAGCAGGTGATTCGAGTCGGCCCGCTGGAACTCGATTTCGGGAGCCGCCGGACGCGTCTGCACGGTCGCGAGATCGACCTGTCGGCCAGGGAATTCGGGCTGGCCGAGGCCTTCATGCGAAACCCCGGGCAGGTGCTCAGCCGGGAGCAATTGCTATCCAGGGTGTGGGGCTATGACTTCGATCCCGGGTCAAACGTCGTTGACGTGTATGTGCGCTACTTGCGCAACAAATTGGGCGCTGAATGGTTCACCACGGTGCGTGGCATGGGGTACCGCTTCGAGGATCCGTCCTGAAGCGCTGCCGGGCATGCGACCCCTCACACCTGATGTGACAGTCCCCGCGGCCGCGGCAGCTCCTTCCGGTCCCTGATTGGAGATCAGGTGCAGTGGCGATGGTATCGGCGATTCGCCACTTGAGGGTCAGGGCCGCAATCCCACGTGCGCAGGCGGCCAAACCGGCACAAAGCGTTCGAACACGATCTCATCGTCCTCACTCCAGGTGCGGCCGCGGGCGGTTTCGGTACGCCGCCAGTATTTGCGGTGTTCGGTCCTCCAGCTCTCCAGTGACCTGTCGTCCTCGCCTTCATCCCTGGCGAAGTCGGCATCGGCGCTGTTGAAGTCGCCGATCCGAAACTCCACGCTTTTCAGGATGACCCGAGGTGTTCCCGACCCGTCGCAGGCGATCCAATGAGATCCGATGCGCGGAAGAGACTGGCCGTCATCCAGGAACTCCCGGGCTAGCGTCGAGGTGGCTCTTTTGCGACCATGGATCACTTCATGCAGCAGCGCGTCTGCCAGGTCCGCCGAATCACCGAAGCGTTCGACCGTGTACTCCGGGCAAAGACGAACTCTATCCGGGTTGGCATTTGAATACTCGGCCCACATCAGGGCAGCGGCTTCCCGGTCAATGAATGGCTCACCGGCGTCTTGTGGTTTCACAGACTCAGCATGCCATGGCGGTTCCACGTACGGCACATGTCTGGCCCGGAGCTGGACGTGGAACCTGCCGATGCTGCCGGTCCGGTGACGCACCTGCGGCGGGTACCGGTTCAGAAACCGGTACCCGCCGCATCCGCTGGGTCCGCGTCGGTTAGCTGGCGCTGGCCGCCGAAGGTGCGGTCTGCGGAGACAAAGGTGAGACCGGGGACTGGGCCGTAACCGGCGATACCGGAGAAACCGGGGACTGGGCCGTGACCGGGGAAACCGGAGAAACCGGCGACTGGGCCGTAACCGGCGACACCGGAGAAACCGGGGACTGTGCCGTAACCGGGGAAGCCGGTGTTTGTGCCGAAACCGGCGACGCTGCCGACTGTGCAGATGCGGCAGTTTGCGCGGAGACTTCGGCCGCAGCTGCGACCCGCTCTACCGAGGAGGAAGTCTGTTGCGATGCGCGCTCCTGCACCACGACCGATTCGTTGACGGCGACGGCAGGCTGGGCTACCGCGACACCGGCTCCAAGGGCAACTACGCCAAGAGCTCCGGTGATTGACCAAAATGTACGTGTCTTCTTCATGGTTCCGAACCTTCCGTTCATTGTTCAGCTGGTTGCTTGATTCCAGCATGACCTTTGAATGTGAGCCGTAGAGGAGAAAAGAATGAGAATGTTCTCATCTTGGCATCAGACCCCTACGAGGATTCCACGCAACCAGCCAAAGGTTCATCATTTTGGCCCAGCGACTATCCGGTTGGTTCGGTTCTCATGGCACTCTGGGCTAGGCCTGCAAGTTCTTCCACCCGACGCAATCGGTCCATCGCCGCCAAACGCCAGTCGGGGTTGGATTCATCCCGCGCGCCGGCCACGAGTGAAAGGACCACGCAAGCCGCCCGGGCATAGAGCCCGCTGGCAGACACCCCGCGGTTGCCCAATTCCGCTTCGAAGGCCTTGGCATACCGTTCGAGATAGTCCCCGACCCGTGCGTACCGCACGTCAAGACCCGGCAAGACCGCAAGGTGTCCGATAAAACAGGCAAGGTCGTCGACGAGATATCCGGGGCCGGCCGAATCAATATCCAACAACCCGGTGATGGTCCCGTCGGTGACGAAGATGTTGGCCTCGTAGAAATCCCCATGGCTAGGTACCAGCTCGCCGCGGCGGGAGTTCTCCAGGATGTGGGCAAGTCGCTGGATCAGGGCTGCGATGTTTTCGGCTTGGTCCGGCACGGCGGTCTGGGCCGCATGCCCGTACCAGCCCAGGCGGTCCGACCAGGCCGGCCTGGCGGGAAACTCCATCAGGGCCTGAGGCAGCGAGTCAAGAAGCCCGATGATCTGTTTCGGATCCAGGGGCAGGTCCGGGGCATGCATGAGGTCTTCGGCCAGCGGCACTCCCCTTGCCCGGTGAAATGCCAGCACACCATCCATCGGCGGACCTACTGGCGTGGGGGCCGGGACGCCTGCCTGCAGTAGGGCAAGGTGCTTGTCATGCAGAAGTTGCGCATCCTTCCTCAGGACCTTGAGGAACAGTTGGTTGCCGTCTCCAAAACGGGCCAGTAAAACCGCCCGACGCAGCGGGCGGTAGGCCAAGGTGCGCAGCTCCTCCAGCACGCGGCCGCCACCCCACTTTTCCTCGACCAATGCCGGAGTGGTCGCCAGCGGCAATCCGGGCAGCAGCGGATCTGCAGGATGCAGCCATACGACGACGGTGCCCTGGCCACTGTCCAGCCGCACGGCACCTTCCGGGACCTTCTCCAGTTTTTCCGCGGTGGCGCCAAGGTATAGGGTCGTCGATCCGTTGCTGGCCTCAAAGACTCCCGAGACCCCGGCACCGGGCCGATGGTGCAACTCCGCCAAGGAAACCTTGGCATGCTCAAGTCCCATCGGACGGACGACATCGGCCAGGATGTCCGTCAGTTCAGCCGATTCGAAGAAGTCCAGTTGCTCCCGTTCGGTCCATGCGTCGGCATCCTGAAGCACCGGTGAATTCATCGAGCCCTCGTTCCTCATCGTCACGGCAAGTCGCGCCGGCCGGGGGCAGCGCTGGCCTAATTCCCTTTGCCCGCTACCTTCTCACATCCGGTGCCACGCGGGCCACGGGAAGGTCGCCACGGGCGCGTCCCTTTGCCGGTGGCGCAGAAACCGATGGCCGACCGCCCGACTCCTTGAACGGGGAGTTGGGCGGTCGGCCATCGGTGCTTGTTCGCGTTGAGGTGAGTGCCAAGGAGTACTAGGCCCAGTTGGCGTAGGTGGCGTTTTCCTTCTCCACCAGGGTCAGCACGTCATAGGTGGCAACGATCTCGCCATCCTGGTTGTTGATGACAGCGTCCCAGGCGACTTCCCCGTATTCGTCGGTGACGCGCGGGGTGATCTTCTTGGCGGTCAGCGTGACCCGGATCGAGTCCCCGTCCGGCACCGGCGTGATGAAGCGCAGGTTCTCCAGGCCGTAGTTGGCCAGGACCGGTCCCGGTGCGGGCTGGACGAAGAGTCCCGCGGCCCAGGAGACCAGAAGGTAGCCGTGGGCCACGATGCCGGGGAAGAACGGGTTGGCCTCGGCCGCGGCACGGTCGGTGTGTGCGTAGAAGGTGTCCCCTGTTTCGTTGGCAAAGGCGGTGATTTCCTCCAGGCTGACCTTGCGCAGCGGCGAGGCAAAGGCATCGCCGATTTTCAGCTCGGCCAGCGACTTGCGGAACGGGTGGATCGCCCCCTCGACGGCGCCGAACTCGGCGTCGCCGGCAATGACTCGGTCGGCTCCCGTGTGCCATATGCCGGTGACTGCCGTGAGCATGTTCGGCGAGCCCTGGATGGCTGTGCGCTGCATGTGGTGCATGACCGAGCGGATGCCGCCGAGTTCTTCGCCACCGCCGGCACGGCCGGGGCCGCCGTGCACCAAGTGCGGAACCGGGGATCCGTGGCCGGTGGAGCTGCGCGCTGTCTCTCGGTTGAGCATGTGGACACGGCCGTGGTGCGAGGCGATGCCGGTGGTGAGGACGCGCGCGGTGTCGGGGTCATTGGTGCATACGGTGGCCACCAGGGACCCGGAGCCCTTTGCGGCGAGGCGTACGGCGTCGTCCAGGTCAGAGTAGCCGATCACCGAGGAAACCGGGCCAAAGGCCTCGCGGCTGTGCACCGACTCGTTCTCCACGTCGTCCCAGGTGAGCAACAGCGGGGACATGAAGGCCCCGGCATCGACGGTTCTCTCTTCGCCCTCGGTGGTGCGAACCACCGGTGCATCCAGGGTTCCGTAGGCGATTTCGCCGCCGGCGGCAATCATGTCCTCGACCGCGGCGCGTACGTCGCGCAACTGCTCCAGGGATGCGAGGGCCCCCATGGTGACGCCCTCGGCGCGCGGGTCGCCGATGACCACACGCTCATCGATGCGCTCGCCCACGGCCTTGACCACGTCGGCAACGAGGGCGGCGGGCACGATGTTGCGCCGGATGGCGGTGCACTTCTGGCCCGCCTTGGAGGTCATCTCCGTGGTGACTGCCTTGACGAAGGCGTCGAATTCCGGGGTGCCGACCACTGCGTCGGGACCGAGGATGGCGGCGTTGAGGGAGTCGGTTTCAGCGGTGAATCGCACGCCGCCCTCGATGACGTTCTTGTGGGATTTCAGCGAGAATGCAGTGGAGGCCGATCCGGTGAAGGACAGCATGTCGCGGTAGTCCAGCACGTCCAACAGCGTGCGGGCCGAGCCGGAGATCAGCTGGATGGATCCCTCGGGCAGGATGCCGGATTCGACCATCAGGCGCACCATGGCCTCGGCTACGTAGCCGGTGGGGGTGGCGGGCTTGGCAATGGTCGGCACACCGGCGATGAAGGCGGGCGCGAACTTCTCCAGCATTCCCCAAACCGGGAAGTTGAAGGCATTGATCTGTGCTGCAACACCGGGAATCCGGGTGTAGATGTGTTCGCCGGCGAAGGAACCGTCGCGCGAAAGGACCTCCATGGTCCCGTCGGTGATGACATTGGAGTTCGGCAATTCGCGCCGGCCCTTGGAGGAGAAGGTGAACAGCACGCCGATGCCGCCGTCGATGTCCACCATCGAGTCGATCTTGGTCGCACCGGTTTGGTAGGAGATTTCGTAAAGCACTTCGCGGCGGTCATTGAGGAATGTGGCAAGTTCCTTGAGCTTGAGGGCGCGCTCGTGCAAGGTGAGCTTGCCCAGTTCGGCCTGGCCGACGGTGCGTCCATACTCAACGACCTTGGCCAGATCCATCCCGTCGCTGTTGACCGTGGCCAGGGGCGCTCCTGTGTTGGCATCCAACACGGGGGTACCCCCAACCGGCTCGGACGGGGTCCACCAAGAGTTTTGAATGAAGCTCGGAACGAGTGGAGCCATGGGAGTAGTCGTCATCGACAAGGTCCTTCCTGAACGATCGGTCAGTATTAGCAACCACAGTACAGTATGGGGAAGAGCACCACGAGTCCCGGGCGCCAAACAAGCCCGCAAAACAGGAGATTGACATCCATGAGCGCAGAGCGCCCGACCGCCCCCACCCCCGAAACGTCGATTGGCGGAGTGTGGCAGATTGCCCTCGGCGAGCTGGATATCAAGATGGGCATCAAGATCCTCGAGGAGTCAGTCGAGAAGGTCGTGGCAACCATGCCGGTGGAGGGAAACCGCCAATCATTCGGCCTGCTACACGGAGGGGCGTCCCTGGCCGTGGGCGAGGCGGTGGGTTCCTGGGCAGCCGTCAAGCACGCCTCAACCATGGGCAAGTCCGCAGTGGGCGTGGACGTTTCGGCGACGCACCACAAGGGGGCCCGCAGCGGCTTGATCACGATCACAGCGACCCCGATCAGCCTGGGCCGCCGCGTGGCCAGCCACCAGGTTGTGATTGAGAACGAAGCCGGCGAGCGCCTCTGCACCCTGCGGATCACCAACCTGATCATCGACATCAGGAAGTAAGCCCGCGTACCCACGTTAGTTCTCGCAGCTTGATTCCGCGGTTCCCATCAGCGAGTAGACCGGGCCGCGGGGCGAAACGTCCCCGCCGAGCCCGAGTGCGGAGATCCTGAGGCTCGGGCTGTTGACCATGCTCTGGCTGCCCCCGGCACCCAGACAGCCGGGCATGGAACCAACCATCGCGGTGACGCGCGCGGCTTCACCGGCGGGCAGCGAATCGTTGATCTCGAAGCGGGCGTCGGCCTCCTGATTGTCCAGCGCTCGAAACGTGTTGCCGTTGAACTCGAGCGTTCCGATCTGGACTCCGGTTCCGTTGCCGGGGCCGGCGAGCTGGATGTCCACGGACTTCACCTTGACGTCGACGTTGCTGGTGTTGTGCACGATGAAAGTGAACCTGCAGTCCAGGTTTCTCGTGACGCTCAGCGCGGGGAGGGTCACGGCCACACCGTCGTCACTGCCCAGCTGCAAGTCGTTCGTGGTGACGGCTTCCGGATCCACGCATTCGAAGGGAGCGGAGCCCACGAGCACCTCGAGCCCGGAGCGGGCGGTTGCCGAACTGACACTCCACAGCGCCGCTCCGCCCAGCACCAGTGCCGCTCCGGCGCCGGCAAAAGCACGAGTCGATCGTCGCGATATCCAGGCCATGATCGGAGCATAGGGTGCAATGTCCCTACTGACAAGCAATCTCCTGCCTCGAGGCTGCCGCCTGCGCGGTGAACAACCGGATGTCTCGCCGCGTCCGACATTGAACCGTGCGATCCGGGACCGGAGCCGCACCCCCGCGGATAGGTCTCCCGTGACCGCAAGAGGAGCACGCCCGGCGGTCCCCGCGCGACCGCTTCAGTGACAGCGGTCGATTCGCGCCCTACCTTGGTGACCTTTCCGGCATCCCGCAAGAACCAAGCGCTTATCGCCATGGCGGTCGATCCTCCCACCCGCCAAACGTGCGCCAATTGGAAGTGATTGACAATCACCAATGACTATGGTGTGCTTGGTGAACCAACGCCAGTAACTACCGAAGGAGGAATCCGATGAGTGTCCCGACGATCACCCCGGAACAGATATTTCCTTCCCACAGGAGTTACTCCAGCGATGAAGAATTACGTAGAAAACAGCTTTCCAGACACCTTTGAACCACGCCTCTCCCCCGGCAAGACCAGGCCCGCAGATCGCGAGGTGGACTGGAACTACCTCGACGACCAACTCACCGAAGCCCAACGTTGGTCAACCTGGCCGGCAACCGAGAAATTGATGCGCGGCCCCCTGCCCTACCCCGAGTTCGTCATAGAGGATGCCGGTGCCATCGACACTGAACTCGGCGTCCTCAAGACCGGCAA contains:
- a CDS encoding response regulator transcription factor, which encodes MSRILIIEDEDRISSFVAKGLKAAGFAPTVADTGKEGGYLAQTGDFELIVLDLGLPDEDGFSVLARIRSTNADTPVIILTARSSIDDTVAGLEGGADDYMAKPFRFEELLARVRLRLRPQAAVHEEQVIRVGPLELDFGSRRTRLHGREIDLSAREFGLAEAFMRNPGQVLSREQLLSRVWGYDFDPGSNVVDVYVRYLRNKLGAEWFTTVRGMGYRFEDPS
- a CDS encoding phosphotransferase; translation: MNSPVLQDADAWTEREQLDFFESAELTDILADVVRPMGLEHAKVSLAELHHRPGAGVSGVFEASNGSTTLYLGATAEKLEKVPEGAVRLDSGQGTVVVWLHPADPLLPGLPLATTPALVEEKWGGGRVLEELRTLAYRPLRRAVLLARFGDGNQLFLKVLRKDAQLLHDKHLALLQAGVPAPTPVGPPMDGVLAFHRARGVPLAEDLMHAPDLPLDPKQIIGLLDSLPQALMEFPARPAWSDRLGWYGHAAQTAVPDQAENIAALIQRLAHILENSRRGELVPSHGDFYEANIFVTDGTITGLLDIDSAGPGYLVDDLACFIGHLAVLPGLDVRYARVGDYLERYAKAFEAELGNRGVSASGLYARAACVVLSLVAGARDESNPDWRLAAMDRLRRVEELAGLAQSAMRTEPTG
- the paaZ gene encoding phenylacetic acid degradation bifunctional protein PaaZ — translated: MTTTPMAPLVPSFIQNSWWTPSEPVGGTPVLDANTGAPLATVNSDGMDLAKVVEYGRTVGQAELGKLTLHERALKLKELATFLNDRREVLYEISYQTGATKIDSMVDIDGGIGVLFTFSSKGRRELPNSNVITDGTMEVLSRDGSFAGEHIYTRIPGVAAQINAFNFPVWGMLEKFAPAFIAGVPTIAKPATPTGYVAEAMVRLMVESGILPEGSIQLISGSARTLLDVLDYRDMLSFTGSASTAFSLKSHKNVIEGGVRFTAETDSLNAAILGPDAVVGTPEFDAFVKAVTTEMTSKAGQKCTAIRRNIVPAALVADVVKAVGERIDERVVIGDPRAEGVTMGALASLEQLRDVRAAVEDMIAAGGEIAYGTLDAPVVRTTEGEERTVDAGAFMSPLLLTWDDVENESVHSREAFGPVSSVIGYSDLDDAVRLAAKGSGSLVATVCTNDPDTARVLTTGIASHHGRVHMLNRETARSSTGHGSPVPHLVHGGPGRAGGGEELGGIRSVMHHMQRTAIQGSPNMLTAVTGIWHTGADRVIAGDAEFGAVEGAIHPFRKSLAELKIGDAFASPLRKVSLEEITAFANETGDTFYAHTDRAAAEANPFFPGIVAHGYLLVSWAAGLFVQPAPGPVLANYGLENLRFITPVPDGDSIRVTLTAKKITPRVTDEYGEVAWDAVINNQDGEIVATYDVLTLVEKENATYANWA
- a CDS encoding ASCH domain-containing protein; this encodes MWAEYSNANPDRVRLCPEYTVERFGDSADLADALLHEVIHGRKRATSTLAREFLDDGQSLPRIGSHWIACDGSGTPRVILKSVEFRIGDFNSADADFARDEGEDDRSLESWRTEHRKYWRRTETARGRTWSEDDEIVFERFVPVWPPAHVGLRP
- a CDS encoding PaaI family thioesterase gives rise to the protein MSAERPTAPTPETSIGGVWQIALGELDIKMGIKILEESVEKVVATMPVEGNRQSFGLLHGGASLAVGEAVGSWAAVKHASTMGKSAVGVDVSATHHKGARSGLITITATPISLGRRVASHQVVIENEAGERLCTLRITNLIIDIRK
- a CDS encoding sensor histidine kinase codes for the protein MTRITRLARHLARFFASTRVARRGFSVRTRVLAGMLGLITLAFAVTGTVVYLLQVRTMDARIDDSLKRSVQEFQVLAARSSESATASAPLTAEALLYTAMQQTLPAKHEGMLSMVNNDVRWTAPEIVQLRPENDPEFIAWAVNSAPDERVMLQTVPTAKATYRVVSIPLTLAQPQPPAHLFLAYDYTAERQALNRGFLMYVAVGLAILLVAGAAGWLLVGRFLRPVALLRDTARKISESDLSQRIKVVGRDDLAELTMTVNAMLDRVENAMVSQRQLLDDVGHELRTPVTIVQGHLELMDPLDPEDVNQSRDIALAELDRMSFLINDLVTLANSNRVDFVQPAATNIGTLLDDLLDKARPLGDRVWRIGHRVEATADVDPQRITQAMLQLCSNAVKFSADGSTITMGTNITTDSGNEVLRFWVRDEGVGIAVTDQERIFERFGRGHNSKRTEGSGLGLNIVSAIAGAHGGSIGVSSDVGVGSTFVIEIPIAPEKEEDEPNTDH